A genomic stretch from Corynebacterium sp. 21KM1197 includes:
- the lipB gene encoding lipoyl(octanoyl) transferase LipB: MTAPRAPFFPAHRSIRATEDPLDIRHLGVMDYQEAWDLQADLAARRYRGEVGDTVLVLEHPNVYTAGKRTQPEDRPQNDLPVIDVDRGGRITWHGRGQLVLYPIIQLADPVDVVDYVRRLEEAIIQTVQQAGIDGAGRIDGRSGVWVPASGVQPDRKVAAIGIRITHGVTMHGISLNCSNTLDYYHHIIPCGITDAGVTTMSRELGREVSTKEMATPLLSALDAALSGRLTVADHSFGSAPDPTKGLPRQR; encoded by the coding sequence ATGACTGCACCCCGAGCCCCCTTTTTCCCCGCACACCGTTCTATTCGCGCCACCGAGGACCCCCTGGATATTCGCCATCTTGGGGTGATGGATTACCAGGAGGCCTGGGATCTCCAGGCGGACCTCGCCGCACGGCGCTATCGGGGGGAGGTGGGCGATACCGTCCTGGTACTGGAGCACCCCAACGTGTACACGGCGGGCAAGCGCACGCAACCGGAGGATCGCCCACAGAACGATCTGCCGGTGATCGACGTGGATCGGGGCGGGCGGATCACCTGGCACGGTCGCGGCCAACTAGTGCTCTACCCCATCATTCAGCTCGCCGATCCGGTGGACGTGGTGGATTACGTGCGCCGCCTGGAGGAGGCCATCATTCAGACGGTACAGCAGGCGGGCATTGACGGTGCGGGGCGTATCGACGGCCGCTCCGGGGTGTGGGTACCCGCCTCCGGGGTGCAACCGGATCGCAAGGTCGCGGCCATTGGCATCCGCATTACCCACGGCGTGACCATGCACGGTATCTCGCTGAATTGCTCAAACACCCTGGATTACTACCACCACATCATTCCCTGCGGGATCACCGATGCCGGGGTGACCACCATGTCCAGGGAGTTGGGCCGCGAGGTGAGCACCAAGGAGATGGCCACGCCACTGCTTAGTGCCCTCGACGCCGCCCTATCCGGCCGCCTCACCGTGGCCGATCATTCCTTTGGTTCCGCGCCCGATCCCACCAAGGGCCTGCCCCGCCAGCGCTGA
- the gcvH gene encoding glycine cleavage system protein GcvH codes for MATLPDSFSYSDEHEWINAAADEAVGKTVRVGITSVATERLGEVVFAELPEVGDTVTAGEPCGEVESTKSVSDLYAPVSGTVTAINEDIEDNYEVINEDPFGAGWLYEVEVTEVGELLTAADYAAANGVE; via the coding sequence ATGGCTACCCTTCCCGATTCTTTCTCCTACTCCGACGAGCACGAGTGGATCAACGCCGCCGCCGACGAGGCGGTGGGCAAGACCGTGCGCGTGGGCATCACCTCCGTGGCCACGGAGCGCCTCGGCGAGGTCGTGTTCGCGGAACTGCCCGAGGTAGGCGATACCGTCACCGCCGGTGAGCCCTGCGGCGAGGTGGAGTCCACCAAGTCCGTCTCCGATCTCTACGCTCCCGTGAGCGGCACCGTCACCGCCATCAACGAGGACATCGAGGATAACTACGAGGTCATCAACGAGGATCCCTTTGGTGCCGGCTGGCTCTACGAGGTGGAGGTCACCGAGGTGGGCGAGTTGCTCACCGCGGCGGATTACGCGGCCGCCAACGGCGTGGAATAA